One Methylobacterium sp. 77 DNA window includes the following coding sequences:
- a CDS encoding VWA domain-containing protein — MLLQFFTALREAKVPVTLREHLTLLEALDRDLAGKRVEEFYLLARTALVKDERHLDRFDRVFGTVFKGFETLGEATEPAAIPEEWLRKLAEKYLTDAEKAELTALGWDKLFETLKQRLAEQKERHQGGNKWIGTGGTSPFGDYGYNPEGIRIGQDGNRHFRAVKVWDKREFKDLDDGVELGTRNMRVALRRLRRFARSGAADELDLDGTIRETANKGYLDVRLRPERRNAVKVLLFLDVGGSMDWHVALAEELFSAARAEFKHVEHFYFHNCPYESVWKENRRRHDEAIPLLDVIRTYPSDYRVVFVGDASMSPYEIAMQGGSVEHWNEEPGQVWLERVLERFPKSVWLNPVPTEHWAYTQSIGMVRSIVSDRMFPLNIEGIDGAMRALVR, encoded by the coding sequence ATGCTGCTTCAATTTTTTACGGCCCTGCGCGAAGCCAAGGTTCCCGTCACGCTGCGGGAGCACCTCACGCTTCTCGAAGCCCTGGACCGCGACCTCGCGGGCAAGCGCGTCGAGGAGTTCTATCTCCTCGCCCGCACGGCCCTGGTGAAGGACGAGCGTCATCTCGATCGGTTCGACCGGGTGTTCGGCACCGTGTTCAAGGGGTTCGAAACCCTCGGCGAGGCCACGGAGCCGGCTGCGATCCCGGAGGAATGGCTGCGTAAGCTCGCCGAGAAGTACCTCACCGATGCCGAGAAGGCTGAGCTGACGGCGCTTGGATGGGACAAGCTGTTCGAGACGCTGAAGCAGCGGCTCGCCGAGCAGAAGGAACGCCACCAGGGCGGCAACAAGTGGATCGGCACGGGGGGCACCTCCCCCTTCGGTGACTATGGCTACAATCCCGAGGGGATCCGCATCGGCCAGGACGGCAACCGCCATTTCCGCGCGGTCAAGGTGTGGGACAAGCGCGAATTCAAGGATCTCGACGACGGGGTCGAACTCGGCACGCGCAACATGCGGGTGGCCCTTCGGCGCTTGCGCCGGTTCGCACGTTCGGGCGCCGCCGATGAGCTCGACCTCGACGGGACGATCCGCGAGACCGCGAACAAAGGCTATCTCGACGTTCGCCTCCGACCCGAGCGGCGCAATGCCGTGAAGGTCCTGCTCTTCCTCGACGTCGGCGGGTCGATGGACTGGCACGTGGCCCTGGCCGAGGAGTTGTTCTCCGCCGCACGCGCCGAGTTCAAGCATGTCGAGCACTTCTATTTCCACAACTGCCCCTACGAGAGTGTGTGGAAGGAGAACCGCCGGCGCCATGACGAGGCGATCCCGCTCCTCGACGTCATCCGAACCTACCCGTCGGATTACCGCGTCGTCTTCGTCGGCGACGCCTCCATGAGTCCCTACGAGATCGCCATGCAGGGCGGCTCGGTGGAGCATTGGAACGAGGAGCCTGGCCAGGTCTGGCTGGAGCGGGTGCTGGAACGCTTTCCGAAATCGGTCTGGCTCAATCCGGTCCCAACCGAGCACTGGGCCTATACCCAGTCGATCGGCATGGTCCGCAGTATCGTTTCGGACAGGATGTTCCCCCTGAACATCGAGGGGATCGACGGCGCGATGCGCGCCCTGGTGCGGTGA
- a CDS encoding aldo/keto reductase: MKMKKLGRTGLDVSPLCLGCMTYGIPERGPHPWTMREEESRPLIRQAIELGINFFDTANYYSDGTSEEIVGRALKDFADRDSIVLATKCYYPLKDQPNAGGLSRKAIFASIDASLKRLGTDHVDLLQIHRWDYGTPIEVTMEALHDVVKAGKARYIGASSMFAWQFAKALFTADLHGWTRFSTMQDHYNLLHREEEREMLPLCADQGIGVLPWSPLARGRLTRDGDERSARQDSDEVGKRLYDATEQADQAIIAKVAEIAAGRGVSRAQVALAWVIQKPIVTAPIIGASKPAHLTDAVAALELRLTADEMSAVEALYTPHPVVGFS, from the coding sequence ATGAAGATGAAGAAACTCGGCCGGACCGGCCTCGACGTGTCGCCGCTCTGTCTCGGCTGCATGACCTACGGCATCCCAGAGCGCGGCCCTCACCCCTGGACCATGCGCGAGGAGGAGAGCCGGCCGCTCATCCGGCAGGCGATCGAACTCGGCATCAATTTCTTCGACACGGCGAATTACTATTCCGACGGAACCAGCGAGGAGATCGTCGGGCGGGCGCTGAAGGACTTCGCCGATCGCGACAGCATCGTGCTCGCGACGAAGTGCTATTACCCGCTAAAAGACCAACCCAATGCCGGCGGCCTCTCGCGCAAGGCGATCTTCGCCTCGATCGATGCCAGCCTGAAGCGGCTCGGCACCGATCACGTCGATCTCCTCCAGATCCATCGCTGGGATTACGGAACGCCGATCGAGGTGACGATGGAGGCGCTCCACGACGTGGTGAAGGCCGGCAAGGCCCGCTACATCGGCGCCTCCTCCATGTTCGCCTGGCAATTCGCCAAGGCCCTGTTCACCGCCGATCTCCACGGCTGGACCCGCTTTTCGACGATGCAGGACCATTACAACCTGCTCCATCGCGAGGAGGAGCGGGAGATGCTGCCACTCTGCGCCGACCAGGGCATCGGCGTGCTGCCGTGGAGCCCCCTGGCGCGCGGGCGGCTGACCCGCGACGGGGACGAGCGGAGCGCGCGCCAGGATTCCGACGAGGTCGGCAAGCGGCTCTACGATGCGACCGAGCAGGCCGACCAAGCCATCATCGCCAAAGTGGCGGAGATCGCTGCGGGCCGGGGCGTTTCGCGCGCGCAGGTGGCTCTCGCCTGGGTGATCCAGAAGCCGATCGTGACCGCGCCGATCATCGGTGCATCGAAGCCGGCTCATCTGACGGATGCCGTCGCGGCCCTTGAACTGCGGCTGACCGCCGACGAAATGTCGGCCGTCGAAGCGCTCTACACGCCGCATCCCGTTGTCGGCTTCAGTTAA
- a CDS encoding Hpt domain-containing protein has protein sequence MTRLIDHAYLAEQTFGDDELARELLGLFEAQCRRLLPGIADTAIDRCARADLAHTLKGSALGVGAGRVAELSTGIEDGLRRDADVPAAVLADLTDAVVSTLAEIDALA, from the coding sequence TTGACCAGGTTGATCGATCACGCCTACCTCGCCGAACAGACCTTCGGCGACGACGAACTCGCCCGTGAATTGCTGGGGCTCTTCGAGGCTCAATGCCGCCGGCTGCTGCCGGGGATTGCCGATACGGCTATCGATCGATGCGCCCGGGCCGACCTCGCCCACACCCTGAAGGGGTCCGCACTCGGCGTGGGAGCGGGCCGGGTCGCCGAACTGAGCACTGGCATCGAGGATGGATTGAGACGGGACGCCGACGTTCCGGCGGCGGTTCTCGCCGATCTCACCGACGCGGTGGTATCTACCCTGGCGGAAATCGACGCACTTGCCTGA
- a CDS encoding histidine phosphatase family protein translates to MRRLMLLRHAKSDRSPGVRDIDRPLNPRGFKAAPQIGAYLAANALHPDKVVVSPSLRTRSTWDSVSEALGMAEADIVDAIYEAPSSSLLRVIRATPADVRTLLLIGHNPGIQDLALALVGDGPREATARLSVEFPTAALAVIDIEGDAWTEFRAGKGRLDRFVTPKGLDRDEAA, encoded by the coding sequence ATGCGTCGCCTGATGCTCCTGCGACACGCCAAGTCCGACCGCTCGCCGGGCGTGCGCGACATCGATCGCCCGCTCAATCCGCGGGGGTTCAAGGCGGCTCCGCAGATCGGGGCCTATCTGGCGGCCAATGCCCTTCACCCCGACAAGGTCGTCGTCTCGCCCTCGCTCCGCACGCGGTCGACCTGGGATTCGGTCTCCGAGGCGCTGGGAATGGCGGAGGCCGACATCGTCGACGCGATCTACGAGGCGCCCTCGAGCTCCCTGCTCAGGGTGATCCGTGCGACGCCTGCCGATGTCAGGACCCTGCTCCTCATCGGCCACAACCCCGGAATCCAGGATCTCGCTCTCGCTCTCGTCGGTGACGGACCGCGGGAGGCGACGGCCCGGCTCTCCGTCGAGTTTCCGACCGCGGCGCTCGCCGTCATCGATATCGAGGGCGATGCGTGGACGGAGTTCCGAGCCGGCAAGGGCAGGCTCGACAGGTTCGTCACGCCGAAGGGCCTGGATCGCGACGAGGCCGCCTGA
- a CDS encoding MFS transporter produces the protein MPAEPKAARLSLLYAVVFVEIGIAMPFMPVWLKALGLDARIIGALLALPIAMKIIATTPLVGLIDRGVAARRLLLVGSLVVAATYALMPAGAAVGWPILALLVAVNAAAGAPLVPTIDYLTLAAVRHSKRLDYARIRMAGSVGFLIASLLGGAALSGMGERLAVPVLLTGLALVAATTIFASPVEAQVPRSPMKTGERPRLPRVLWLCIGAQATIQASHAATYAFGSIHWQANGISSSWIGLLWATGVAAEIVFFATVSRWPTRWRTPFRLIGLGAVASLVRVIGLSQFGSDLVPALFLQLLHAFSFGATQLGAMTAISAFAPDGARGRAQGMSSAVNAFASASATILCGVAYQAGGGSLAFALMAPLALSGLCLVTLSARVAARGPFTRPRL, from the coding sequence ATGCCGGCGGAGCCGAAGGCGGCGCGTCTGTCGCTGCTCTATGCTGTGGTCTTCGTCGAGATCGGCATCGCCATGCCGTTCATGCCGGTCTGGCTGAAGGCGCTCGGCCTCGATGCGCGGATCATCGGAGCCCTGCTGGCGCTTCCCATCGCGATGAAGATCATCGCGACGACGCCACTCGTCGGGCTGATCGACCGAGGCGTGGCCGCGCGGCGCCTCCTCCTCGTCGGCAGCCTCGTGGTTGCGGCCACCTACGCGTTGATGCCGGCCGGTGCCGCGGTCGGATGGCCGATCCTCGCGCTGCTCGTCGCCGTCAATGCCGCCGCCGGCGCACCGCTCGTACCGACGATCGATTACCTGACCCTTGCCGCCGTCCGACATAGCAAGAGGCTCGACTACGCCCGCATCCGCATGGCCGGGTCCGTCGGCTTTCTCATCGCGAGCTTGCTCGGCGGGGCCGCCTTGAGCGGCATGGGAGAGCGCCTTGCCGTGCCGGTTCTTCTCACCGGCCTCGCGCTCGTCGCAGCGACCACCATCTTCGCGAGCCCAGTGGAGGCGCAGGTGCCTCGATCGCCGATGAAGACGGGCGAGCGCCCGCGCCTGCCCCGCGTGCTCTGGCTCTGCATCGGCGCGCAGGCGACGATCCAGGCGAGTCATGCGGCGACCTATGCGTTCGGCAGCATCCATTGGCAGGCCAACGGCATCTCTTCCTCGTGGATCGGCCTTCTCTGGGCGACGGGCGTCGCAGCCGAGATCGTGTTCTTTGCGACGGTCAGCCGCTGGCCCACTCGTTGGCGGACACCGTTCCGGCTAATCGGCCTCGGAGCCGTCGCCTCGCTCGTGCGAGTGATTGGGCTGTCCCAGTTCGGCAGCGACCTCGTGCCGGCCCTGTTCCTGCAACTGCTTCACGCGTTCAGCTTCGGCGCGACGCAGCTCGGCGCGATGACGGCGATCTCGGCCTTCGCGCCGGACGGCGCACGGGGTCGCGCCCAGGGCATGTCGAGCGCCGTCAATGCCTTCGCTTCGGCGAGCGCCACGATTCTCTGCGGTGTCGCTTATCAGGCCGGTGGAGGTAGCCTCGCCTTCGCACTGATGGCGCCGCTGGCCCTGTCCGGCCTGTGCCTGGTGACACTTTCCGCGCGCGTCGCAGCGAGAGGGCCCTTCACACGGCCACGTTTGTGA
- a CDS encoding DUF1489 domain-containing protein, producing the protein MALHLLKLCVGPATIEELEQRIARNRADASEAGRDPSTFHVTRMVPKRASAIAGQGSIYWVIKGTLCCRQSIMAIEPFTDTDGIGRCRLVLDPVVVAVNPRPCRPFQGWRYLTVRSAPADLDMHRSDGLADMPESLRRELSVLGLI; encoded by the coding sequence ATGGCCCTTCATCTCCTGAAGCTCTGCGTCGGTCCCGCGACGATCGAGGAGCTAGAACAGCGCATCGCCCGCAATCGGGCCGACGCGTCGGAGGCGGGGCGCGATCCTTCCACATTCCATGTGACGCGGATGGTGCCGAAGCGGGCTTCGGCCATCGCCGGCCAGGGCTCGATCTACTGGGTCATCAAGGGCACGTTGTGCTGCCGTCAATCGATCATGGCGATCGAGCCGTTCACGGATACGGATGGAATCGGACGTTGCCGCCTCGTCCTCGATCCCGTGGTCGTGGCGGTCAATCCGCGCCCCTGCCGACCGTTTCAGGGCTGGCGCTATCTGACGGTTCGGTCGGCACCGGCCGATCTCGACATGCACCGGTCCGACGGCCTCGCCGACATGCCCGAGTCGCTGCGCCGTGAACTCTCCGTCCTCGGCCTGATCTGA
- a CDS encoding cation:proton antiporter — MTDVHAGSYKEAIIFLVTAGVVVPLFHRLRISPVLGFIGAGALLGPFGLGRLADTIPWMSVVTIGNRSEITHLAEFGVIFLMFMIGVELSWERLRTLRRLVFGLGSAQVLASSLVIGAILFALEVPLAASIVVGLALALSSTAVVLPVLAEQKRLNTPAGRASFAVLLFQDLAVAPMLFAIAVLGRSDGANVGGALAIALGQAAIALVLIVVAGRLALRPLFQLVARTRSPELFMAACLLVIVATALTAAASGLSMTLGAFVAGLLLAETEYRRAIEATIDPFKGLLLGVFFVSVGMNLDPAQLMAAPKTILGLSIGLILIKGAVILIAARFVRISRGVALEAALLLGPGGEFAFVLIGGAIAGGLVPEGLGQAALIVTTVTMIAIPGLASLARRLGKRMSRSNLGRARAEPVPDKQQNRVIIAGYGRVGRQVGEMLTRHKIPYLALDADAGRVSEHRRLGNPVYFGDSSNPELLRRCDISNARALVVTLDNPRAVEAVVEAARAERRDITIIARARDARHATALYEMGVDDAVPETIEASLQLSEAVLVDVGVPMGLVIASIHERRDEYRAMLKRKETEVRPAFRARRTVGKNVEAGKSVETRDATVKEEPSAKSA, encoded by the coding sequence ATGACGGACGTTCACGCCGGATCCTACAAGGAAGCGATCATCTTTCTCGTCACCGCGGGCGTGGTGGTGCCGCTGTTCCATCGGCTGCGCATCAGCCCGGTGCTGGGCTTCATCGGAGCCGGCGCGCTTCTCGGACCGTTCGGGCTCGGCCGGCTGGCCGACACGATCCCCTGGATGTCGGTGGTCACCATCGGCAATCGCTCCGAGATCACGCATCTGGCCGAGTTCGGCGTGATCTTCCTCATGTTCATGATCGGCGTCGAGCTGTCATGGGAGCGGCTTCGCACTCTGCGCCGCCTCGTCTTCGGGCTCGGATCGGCGCAGGTGCTGGCCTCCTCGCTCGTCATCGGCGCCATCCTGTTCGCGCTCGAGGTGCCGCTGGCCGCTTCCATCGTCGTCGGTCTGGCGCTCGCACTGTCCTCGACCGCCGTGGTGTTGCCGGTCCTCGCCGAGCAGAAGCGCCTCAACACGCCGGCGGGCCGCGCCAGCTTCGCGGTGCTGCTGTTCCAGGATCTCGCCGTCGCGCCGATGCTGTTCGCCATCGCCGTCCTCGGCCGCAGCGACGGCGCGAATGTGGGCGGTGCGCTCGCCATCGCCCTGGGTCAGGCGGCCATTGCCCTCGTCCTCATCGTGGTGGCGGGCCGCCTCGCTCTGCGTCCCCTGTTCCAGCTCGTCGCACGGACTCGCTCGCCGGAACTGTTCATGGCGGCCTGCCTCCTCGTCATCGTCGCGACGGCACTCACCGCGGCGGCCAGCGGCCTTTCGATGACCCTCGGCGCCTTCGTCGCGGGCCTGCTGCTCGCGGAGACGGAGTATCGCCGGGCGATCGAGGCGACGATCGATCCGTTCAAGGGCCTACTGCTCGGCGTCTTCTTCGTGTCGGTGGGCATGAATCTCGATCCTGCCCAGCTCATGGCGGCGCCGAAGACGATCCTCGGCCTGTCGATCGGTCTGATCCTGATCAAGGGCGCGGTCATCCTCATCGCGGCGCGTTTCGTCCGCATTTCGCGCGGCGTGGCGCTGGAGGCGGCCCTTCTGCTCGGTCCCGGCGGCGAGTTCGCCTTCGTCCTCATCGGCGGCGCCATCGCCGGGGGCCTCGTGCCCGAGGGACTCGGACAGGCGGCCCTGATCGTCACCACGGTGACGATGATCGCGATCCCGGGGCTGGCGAGCCTCGCCCGGCGCCTGGGCAAGCGGATGTCGCGCTCCAATCTCGGTCGCGCACGGGCCGAGCCGGTGCCGGACAAGCAGCAGAACCGCGTCATCATCGCCGGCTACGGCCGCGTCGGGCGTCAGGTCGGTGAGATGTTGACCCGCCACAAGATCCCGTATCTCGCCCTCGATGCCGATGCGGGCCGCGTCTCGGAGCATCGTCGCCTGGGCAACCCGGTCTATTTCGGCGATTCCTCCAACCCGGAACTGCTTCGCCGCTGCGATATCTCCAATGCACGCGCCCTCGTCGTCACCCTCGACAATCCGAGGGCGGTGGAAGCGGTCGTGGAGGCGGCGCGCGCCGAGCGGCGCGACATCACCATTATCGCCCGTGCCCGCGATGCACGCCACGCCACCGCGCTCTACGAGATGGGTGTCGACGACGCCGTGCCGGAGACGATCGAGGCGTCCCTGCAACTCTCGGAAGCTGTGCTCGTCGACGTCGGCGTCCCCATGGGGCTCGTCATCGCTTCGATCCACGAACGGCGTGACGAGTACCGCGCCATGCTCAAGCGCAAGGAGACCGAGGTCCGGCCCGCCTTCCGCGCCCGGCGTACGGTCGGCAAGAACGTCGAGGCCGGGAAGTCCGTCGAGACCCGCGATGCCACGGTGAAAGAAGAGCCCTCGGCGAAGAGCGCTTGA
- a CDS encoding 2Fe-2S iron-sulfur cluster-binding protein: protein MPKITYVDHAGTARTVEADVGSTVMEAAIRNNVPGIDAECGGACACATCHVYVDAEWVDAVGPAEPMEQDMLDFASDVRATSRLCCQIRIKPELDGLKVITPARQG from the coding sequence ATGCCCAAGATCACCTACGTCGACCATGCTGGAACGGCCAGGACCGTGGAAGCCGACGTAGGATCGACCGTGATGGAGGCGGCGATCCGCAACAACGTGCCGGGCATCGACGCGGAATGCGGCGGTGCCTGCGCCTGCGCCACCTGCCACGTCTACGTCGATGCCGAATGGGTAGACGCCGTGGGGCCGGCCGAACCGATGGAGCAGGACATGCTCGATTTCGCTTCCGACGTGCGAGCGACGTCACGCTTGTGCTGTCAGATCAGGATCAAGCCGGAGCTCGACGGTCTCAAGGTCATCACGCCCGCCCGCCAGGGTTGA
- a CDS encoding VOC family protein, with protein MSDRQPKGGFSPLVPELDIRDLPASLAFWCGTLGFSVAYSRPETGFAYLERGGAQVMLNVVNGHWLTGDLERPFGRGINLQIAVDALDPVLTALRSASWPMFRPAHEAWYRVGEIEIGLRQFLVQDPDGYLLRFAESLGSRPFNPGGRA; from the coding sequence ATGTCCGACCGCCAGCCCAAAGGTGGGTTCAGCCCGCTCGTCCCGGAACTCGATATCCGCGACCTGCCCGCGAGCCTCGCCTTCTGGTGCGGAACGCTCGGTTTCTCGGTGGCCTATTCCCGGCCGGAGACCGGGTTTGCCTATCTCGAACGGGGCGGAGCCCAGGTCATGCTCAACGTCGTCAACGGACATTGGCTGACGGGCGATCTCGAACGCCCCTTCGGTCGCGGGATCAACCTCCAGATCGCGGTCGACGCCCTCGATCCGGTCCTGACGGCCCTAAGATCCGCCTCCTGGCCCATGTTCCGTCCGGCCCACGAGGCCTGGTATCGGGTCGGAGAGATCGAGATCGGCCTCAGGCAGTTCCTGGTCCAAGACCCGGACGGTTACCTGCTGCGCTTCGCCGAGAGTCTCGGTTCGCGCCCGTTCAACCCTGGCGGGCGGGCGTGA
- a CDS encoding MoxR family ATPase: MRFTGTADYVATSDLTTAVNAAIVLERPLLVKGEPGTGKTVLAEEIAKGLGAPLLTWNVKSTTKAQQGLYEYDAVSRLRDSQLGDPRVSEIGNYIRRGKLWEAFAHPERPVLLIDEIDKADIEFPNDLLTELDRMEFHVYETGETIKAVRRPIVIITSNNEKELPDAFLRRCFFHYIKFPDAETLEAIVEVHYPGIKHRLVEEALRVFLETRDVPGLKKKPSTSELLDWLKLLVSEDVTPETLRERDGRKLIPPLHGALLKNEQDVSLFEKLAFMMRREARGG, translated from the coding sequence ATGCGTTTCACCGGCACTGCCGATTACGTCGCGACCTCAGACCTGACCACCGCCGTGAATGCGGCGATCGTGCTGGAGCGACCGCTCCTGGTGAAGGGTGAGCCCGGAACCGGCAAGACCGTGCTCGCCGAGGAGATCGCCAAGGGCCTCGGCGCGCCGCTCCTCACCTGGAACGTCAAATCCACCACCAAGGCGCAGCAGGGCCTCTACGAATACGATGCGGTCTCGCGCCTGCGCGACAGCCAGCTCGGCGACCCGCGCGTGTCGGAGATCGGCAACTATATTCGCCGCGGCAAGCTGTGGGAGGCGTTCGCGCATCCCGAACGCCCGGTTCTGCTGATCGACGAGATCGACAAGGCCGATATCGAGTTTCCCAACGATCTCCTGACCGAACTCGACCGGATGGAGTTCCACGTCTACGAGACCGGCGAGACCATCAAGGCGGTGCGCCGTCCGATCGTCATCATCACCTCGAACAACGAGAAGGAATTGCCGGACGCGTTCCTGCGCCGCTGCTTCTTCCACTACATCAAGTTCCCGGATGCCGAGACGCTGGAGGCCATCGTCGAGGTGCATTACCCCGGCATCAAGCATCGTCTGGTGGAGGAGGCTCTGCGGGTCTTCCTCGAGACGCGGGATGTGCCCGGCCTGAAGAAGAAGCCCTCGACGTCGGAACTGCTCGACTGGCTCAAGCTCCTCGTCTCCGAGGATGTCACCCCCGAGACCCTGCGCGAGCGCGACGGCCGCAAGCTGATCCCGCCGCTGCACGGCGCGCTGCTCAAGAACGAGCAGGATGTGAGCCTGTTCGAGAAGCTCGCCTTCATGATGCGGCGCGAGGCGCGCGGAGGGTAG